Below is a genomic region from Citrobacter europaeus.
GTAGCTTGCCGGTACCTTCGTCAATTCCGATCAGTTGGGTCTGGATTTTATGCGCTTGTTTAACGTACTCGCGTGATTCCGTCATCGCTTGTTCTGCACCCGGGAAATCACCTTTACGCGCCAGTTGTAGCGCCGTCAGGGCCTGACTGCGCGCAGCGCCGGCGTTTACCAATAATTCCATGATGATCGTTTCTAACTCTTCCATGCCATCACTCCAGTAGTTTCAGCGCTTTGTCCAGTACAGCATCGCCTTTCATCATGCCGTAATCCATCATATCGATGACGGCGACCTTTTTGCCTAGCGGATCGGCGAGCGCCTGCAGCTTGGCCTGCTCATACTTAACCTGTGGACCGAGCAACACGATATCCGCAGTGGCGATATTCTCTGCAAATTCAGCCACCGGGACCGCTTTGATAGTGACGTCGACACCTTTTTTCTGGGCGGCATCTTTCATCTTTTGCACCAGCATACTGGTGGACATTCCGGCGGCACAGCATAAAACGATGTTTTTCATAAGCAGTCTCGAGCAACATGTGTGGGTTGATAATTATCGCGAGCCAACTGTAACAACAACTGCTTTGCAACGATTGTGTGCAAGGCATCACAAAGAAAACCACTTTTTCTGAAACCGGTTACAAAAAGAGGCAAAACCCTACGATCTGGACCGGGGCCGTCGGCTTTTTGACTCGCTTATCACATGCGGGAATATATAATTACTGTCAATAAAGACATGTTATAAAAAACAGTATTGACAGCCTTTTTTAAACCCGTATGTTAATACTTAACAGCGGAGAAATTGTAGTTTGCTGTTAACGTAGTAAGTGTTAGTAGAGCTTTATTGGGGGTTGCGATAAAGGCCACGAAGTATTTTTGTATGGGATAGTCGATGCTGAAAACACTATTTTTTCACTTCGACAATGCTTTCAGGCCACGTAGTTGATTTAACTAATCGCAAAAAGTCAGTTAAACGCGACGATGTAACGCCATGATTTAATAGTAAATGTTTGCGACATCTGTTTTTCTGGTTATCGCAAGGGAAATAAGGCAACGCATCAAAGAGTATATGTCGCGAGGGGAAGTGTACTTGTTTAGGTCACCAGCCTTGAGTTCTATTATCAAGCGGGTGGAATGTGTTTAACGGTAAATAGAGGAAGGTTTTAGTTAGTATCCATATCCAATATTATCTGTGGTAAACGTGTACATTTTAAAGCAGTACCATCAGCAGTATTAAATCGTTAAGTTTATTAATGTTAAATCTGAAGTGTGTAGTAACTTAAAGCCCTGACTGCAATAGTCGGGGCTTTTGTTCATTGTAGATCAAGCGGTTATCCGGGATGCTCAGCCGCGATGGTTTAACATTTCATCACTCAGTGAGTATTAAAAAAATTAATGCTTGCTTAATGATTAGAAGTAGGTCTACTATAGCGGCATCGGTTTGGAACACAGACCTTATGCAAGCAGTTTTAGTAAAGCAGTTCTCAGTTCAAGCGTTATCCTCAGATACTCTTCTTCATGAGCCTCCTCCCTAAGTGCCCCATAAGTTAATTTCTGCAAAACAGGCCATCTTCGCTGCGTAAGCGGCTCAAAAAAATGAAAGGAAGTATCTATGTCTAACAAAATGACTGGTTTAGTAAAATGGTTTAACTCTGAGAAAGGCTTCGGCTTTATCACTCCTCAGGACGGTAGCAAGGACGTGTTTGTGCATTTCTCTGCTATCCAGAGTAACGATTATAAAACGTTAGACGAAGGTCAAAAGGTGGAGTTCTCCGTAGAGAATGGCGCCAAAGGCCCGTCTGCTGTTAACGTTGTCGCGCTGTAAACGCCGATAATTTCACGAACGCTTACGATAGCGATGAAGGCCAGAGCCTGAGCAGTTAAGTGCCAGTGAAGAAAAAACCCGCGAAAGCGGGTTTTTTTGTTTATGCTGACCCGTCCTGAATAGCGTTGGACTTAGGGCATCTGGGCAGCGCGTCCCAGATAGCTGTCCCAGTCTTTCCACACGGGCTGTAATCCCTGCGCCATGAGTGCTTCAGCAACGGCTTCCGGGCGACGAGCGTCATGTGGGGAGAACTGTTCCAGTTCAGGATGGTTATCGGCATAACCACCGGGCTGGGTTTTTGAGAAGGCGCTGACATTGTTGATCGCCAGCGGGATCACATGGTCACGAAACCATGGCGATTCTCGGGTAGAAAGCGACAGCTCAATTTCTGGTGCCAGTAAACGAAACGCGCAAATGGTCTGGACCAACTGTCGCTCATCCATGATCGATGCTGGCTCAACGCCTCCGGTGCATGGGCGCAGGCGAGGGAAGGAGATGGAGTAGCGGCTCTGCCAGTAATGCTGCTGCATCCACAACAGATGTTCAGCCACCATATAGCAATCAACACGCCAGCTGTCGGACAAACCAATTAACGCGCCAAGACCGATTTTGTCGATCCCGGCGCGGCCCAGCCTGTCCGGCGTTTCCAGTCGCCAGAAGAAATCCTGCTTTTTCCCCTTCAGATGGTGGTGGGCGTAAATCGCTTCATGATAACTCTCCTGATACACCATCACGCCATCCAGCCCCAGCGTCTTCAGCTCCGCATATTCAGCTTCTGACAACGGCTGTACCTCCATCTGTAATGAGGCAAACTGGCGGCGAATAGCGGGTAAATGGTGACGAAAATAATCCATCCCCACTTTTGCCTGATGTTCACCGGTGACCAGCAGCAGATGCTCAAAACCCAGATCACGGATAGCCGCACACTCCCGTTGTATCTCATCTTCGTCCAGCGTTTTGCGTTTGATACGGTTGCTCATCGAAAAACCGCAGTAGGTGCAGTCGTTGGCGCAAAGATTAGAAAGATAGAGCGGGACGTAAAAACTAACGGTGTTGCCGAAACGCTGACGGGTGAGCTTCTGCGCCCGCTGCGCCAGCGGCTCCAGATAATCGGCAGCGGCGGGGGAAAGCAGTGCCATCAAATCATCGCGGCTAAGCTGTGAAGCGTTGAGGGCGCGCTCCACGTCAGCGGCGGTTTTACCGTTGATGCGCAGGCGGATGTCGTCCCAGTCCAACTGTCGCCAGCGGTCGCTGAACGTTTTCATGAGAAAGCCTCCAGGAATCCGGTTAATGGGCTGGTGGCGCTTGCTTGTGAACTTTTGCTTCCGGGTACCGCCTGGCGAGCCAGCAAGCCTGCTTCAACCGCCAGACGGAATGCTGTCGCCATCATCACTGGGTCATCCGCCACGGCAATCGCCGTATTGACCAGCACCGCGTCGGCGCCCATTTCCAGCGCCTGCGTGGCGTGGCTGGGGACGCCGATACCCGCATCAACCACAACCGGCACGGTCGCCTGTTGGATAATAATCTCCAGCATCGCTTTGGTTTCCAGCCCCTGATTAGAACCGATGGGCGCGCCGAGCGGCATTACCGCCGAACAGCCAACCTCTTCCAGCCGTTTGCACAGCACCGGATCTGCGCCACAGTAAGGCAGTACCACGAAGCCCTGTTTCACCAGTGCTTCTGCGGCTTTCAACGTTTCGATCGGGTCCGGCAATAGCCAGCGGGCGTCCGGGTGGATTTCTAATTTCAGCCAGTGGGTGCCCAGTGCTTCGCGCGCCAGTTGGGCGGCAAAAATCGCCTCTTCAGCGGTTTTCGCCCCGGATGTATTGGGCAGCAGCGTAACGCCCGCTTCAATGAGCGGCGCCAGGATAGCGTCGTTGTGCTGACGTAAATCCACGCGCTTCATTGCCAGTGTCACCAGTTGGCTGCCGGAGGCGCGAATCGCCTCGACCATTAGCTGCGATGACGCAAATTTTCCGGTACCGGTGAACAGATGTGAATCAAACGTTTTGTCGGCAATACGTAACATATCAACCCCCTGCAATAACCTGAAAAAGCAGGATCTGGTCGCCTTCCTGCACGATTTGCTGCTCCCACTGCTCGCGCGGCAGGATCTGCTGATTGAGCGCCAGCGCCGCGCCCGGTTTAAGCTGATTAAGCGTAGCGAGCAGGCTGCTGACGGTCTGTCCTTCGGCGCACTGCATCGGCTCATCATTGAACTGAATCTGCATGTTGCCCTCCGCATACCGGGCAGCCGCTGGCACGTCGTAGCGCGAGGCTGCGCCACTGGCTGGTTTTGCCGTCAAACAAGCGTAGCTCTCCGCTGGGCGTCTCAATACCGCTGAGTAATTTAATCGCTTCCAGCGCCTGCAAGGTGCCCATCACGCCAACAACCGGTCCGACGATACCGGCGGTACGGCAGTTGCGTTCAGGCTCTACATCATCTGGCCACAGGCAGCGATAACAGCCTTGTTCCCACGGTGGCGTGAGCACCATCAGTTGGCCGCCAAAGCCGACGGCGCTGGCGGTGATGAGCGGTGTGTTGAGCGTTACGCAGGCGGCATTAATTTCCTGGCGCGTGGCCATGTTATCGGTACAGTCGAGCACCACATCGGCACGTGCTACCGCATGCCGGAGCGCATCGCCTTTCAGTCGCTGCTGGAGCGATACCAGTTCGATATCCGGGTTGAGCCGCGTCAGGCGCTGCTGGGCAACCTGAGATTTTGAACGCGCGATATCATCAGTGGTAAACAGGATCTGGCGCTGCAGATTGCTCAGATGAATATCGTCATCGTCTACCAGCGTCAGTTTGCCGATGCCTGCTCCCGCCAGATACAGCGCGGCAGGCGAACCTAACCCGCCTAAACCGATAATCAGCACATGGCTATCGAGCAGCTTTTGTTGGCCTTCAATGGCGATATCGCCGAGCAGGATCTGGCGGCTGTAGCGCATAAAGTCGCGGTCATTCATCGCCCACTCCCGCGATATCCAGTAGCTGGCCCGTGGCTTCACGCCAGTCAGCCGCCTGAGTAATCGCGCTGACCACGGCAATGCTCCCGACACCGGTCGCCAGCACTGCCGGGGCACGCTCAAGGCTGATACCGCCAATGGCGACGGTCGGGTAATCCGCCAGTCGTTCAATATGACTTGCCAACTGTGTCAGCCCCTGCGGGGCGGAAGGCATCTGCTTGGTTTGCGTGGGGAAGACATGACCCAGCGCGATATAAGAAGGTTTAGCGGCGAGCGCGACGTTTATCTCCATATCATCGTGAGTGGACACCCCCAGGCGTAGCCCCGCCGTTTGAATCGCTTTCAGGTCGGTGGTTTCAAGATCTTCCTGGCCCAGATGCACACCGTAAGCGCGGTGCTTAATTGCCAGACGCCAGTAATCGTTGATGAACAGCCGGGCGTCATAGCGACGCCCCAGCTCAATGGCGGCCATGACGTCGGCTTCGACCTCTTCATCACGCTTATCTTTAATGCGCAGTTGGATCGTGCGCACGCCTGCCTGCAGCAGGCGTTCAATCCATTGCACGCTGTCCACCACTGGGTAAAGCCCGAGGCGGAACGGCACGGTTGGGAAATCAGGCTGGTACATTACGCCTCCTCTTTTTTGAGGTAGATTTCGCCGCCTTTGGCACGGAAGTTTTCCGACATATCCGCCATCCCCACTTCAATGGTTTGCGCGGCGGCGTAGTCGCGGACCTCCTGGCTGATTTTCATCGAGCAGAACTTCGGCCCGCACATGGAACAGAAGTGGGCGACCTTGCCGGACTCCTGTGGCAGGGTTTCATCGTGGTAGGCGCGGGCGGTGAACGGGTCGAGCGCGAGGTTAAACTGGTCTTCCCAGCGGAATTCGAAGCGCGCTTTCGACATCGCGTTATCGCGGATCTGCGCGCCCGGATGGCCTTTCGCTAAGTCAGCGGCGTGGGCGGCAATCTTGTAGGTAATCAGCCCTTGCTTCACATCTTCTTTGTTCGGCAGGCCGAGGTGCTCTTTCGGTGTGACGTAGCATAGCATCGCGCAGCCAAACCAGCCGATCATCGCCGCACCGATCCCGGAAGTGAAGTGGTCATAGCCCGGCGCGATGTCAGTGGTCAATGGCCCTAAGGTGTAGAACGGTGCTTCGTGGCAGCTCTCCAACTCTTCGGTCATGTTGCGCTGGATCATATGCATGGGTACATGACCCGGGCCTTCAATCATCACCTGCACGTCGTATTCCCAGGCGATTTTGGTCAGCTCGCCCAGCGTATGCAGTTCGGAGAACTGCGCTTCGTCGTTCGCATCCTGAATTGAACCCGGGCGCAGGCCGTCACCCAGCGACAAGGAGACGTCGTAGGCGGCGCAGATTTCGCAAATCTCGCGGAAATGTTCGAACAGGAAGTTCTCTTTGTGATGAGAAAGGCACCATTTCGCCATAATTGAACCGCCGCGTGAGACAATGCCGGTCAGGCGTTTGGCGGTCATTGGCACGTAGCGCAGCAGCACGCCCGCGTGAATGGTGAAGTAGTCGACGCCCTGTTCAGCCTGCTCCAGCAGCGTGTCGCGGAAGGCTTCCCAGGTGAGATCTTCGGCGATCCCGTTGACCTTCTCGAGCGCCTGGTAGATCGGTACAGTACCGATCGGTACCGGACTGTTACGCAAAATCCACTCGCGGGTTTCGTGGATATAGCGGCCGGTGGAGAGATCCATCACTGTGTCTGCGCCCCAGCGCGTTGACCACACCAGTTTTTCTACCTCTTCTTCGATAGAGGAGGTGACGGCAGAGTTGCCGATGTTCGCGTTAACCTTTACCAGGAAGTTACGACCGATGATCATCGGCTCGGATTCCGGGTGGTTGATGTTGGCAGGGATAATCGCGCGGCCCGCGGCGACTTCATCACGCACGAATTCCGGCGTAATGTTTTCCGGCAGGCGCGCGCCAAAGCTCATCCCCGGATGCTGGTGGCGCAGCACTTCACTGCGAATGCGCTCGCGGCCCATGTTTTCGCGGATGGCGATAAATTCCATCTCCGGGGTGACTATCCCCTGGCGCGCGTAATGCAGTTGGGTGACTCGCTTACCGGCTTTGGCGCGCTTTGGCGTCAGCAGGCCAGTGAAACGTAGCTCGTCCAGACCATCATCGGCCAGACGTTCTTTGGTATAAGCGGAACTACGGACGTCTAATTCTTCGCTATCGTTACGCGCGACAATCCACGGCTGGCGCAGTTTTGCCAGACCCTGCTGGACGTTTATCGCCACGTCAGGATCGCCATACGGCCCGGAGGTGTCGTACACCGGCACGGCTTCGTTCTCTTCGAACTGCGGGTTGTCTTTGCTACCGCCAATCAGCGTCGGGCTGAGCTGAATTTCGCGCATCGGAATGCGGATATCCGGTTGCGAACCAGTGATATAAATGCGTTTTGAGTTTGGAAAGGCGGTCCCTTCCAGGGTATCGATAAAATGTTGGGCTTGAGCGCGCTGTTCGCGGCGTGAAGGTTTAGTAGTGGCAGACATAGCTCATTCCAGATAAAAGTAAGGATATGGCTTGTCAGACGACGGATGAAGCAAGAGAGAAGCTCGCCCGGAGGCGATGCTATTGCAGATTGACTCTTGTTCCCTTCGCAGGTTTTAACCTGATCAGGTTCCGCGGATCCCGAATTAACGGTCTCAGCCTTTTCCACTCATGCTGTTGTGGAAAATAAGCACTCCGACAAGAAGTAACCTCAGTTAAGAGGTAATGAATGTAAGCTACGCGTTAATGCCGCAAATCTCAAGCATGACGTTTGAGAGTACTACTCTCGTGCATCGCGTCAAATACCAACATGATCAGCTTATCTTCCAGTACGAAACGGGCTTCCAGCGCCTCGCCGAGATCTGATAAAACCTGTTGGAATTCAAGGAAGTTATCATGATCAATCGCCGTTTCCAGACTGGTATCATAGTAGTTCATGATCAGCTGCGTATTGGCTTCCAGCAGCGGCCAAATTTTTGTGGCTTTTAAAAGCTGCCCGTTCCCTTCCAATTTATGGAGAATACGTTCATAAATACTGAAGTGTCCGGTGGAGAGGTAATCGACCAGGCTCTGACAAAAATCATCCAGCGCTTTTTCATTGAGTCGCATGTACGATTCTTTGCCAGGCTTAATGCCAACCAGATTGTAGTAAGCCACGAGCAGGTGCTTACGTACATGTAGCCAGCGATCAACCAGTTTATTACTTCCTCCGACGTGCTCCGTCAGGCTTTCCAGCTGGTTTAGCATGATTGACTCCGCAAGATGGTGTTAAGGAACTGCTCACCCGTAAATGTAAAAATAATGTAAACAACATGCCTGTGAAGCAAAGGTTGCGCAAGAGATATGGATCGTATAATTGAAAAATTTGATAGCGGCTGGTGGATTGTCAGTCATGAGCAAAAGTTATGGTTGCCTCATGGCGAACTGCCTTACGGCGACGCAGCCCGTTTTGATCTGACCGGGCAGCGCGCCATACCAATAGGCGAATGGGAAGGGGAAACAGTCTGGCTGGTGCAGCAGCAGCGTCGACACGATATGGGGTCGGTACGCCAGATCATTGACCAGGATGTTGGCTTGTTTCAACTGGCCGGACGCGGCGTACAGCTGGCCGAGTTTTACCGTTCGCATAAATTCTGCGGTTACTGTGGTCATCCCATGCACCCGAGTAAAACGGAATGGGCGATGCTGTGTAGCCACTGTCGCGAACGCTACTACCCGCAAATTGCCCCCTGCATTATCGTCGCCATTCGCCGTGATGACTCTATCCTGCTCGCCCAGCATGTTCGCCATCGTAACGGCGTGCATACCGTGCTGGCAGGTTTTGTCGAAGTGGGCGAGACCCTGGAACAGGCGGTGGCGCGTGAAGTCATGGAAGAGAGCGGCATTAAGGTGAAAAATCTGCGCTACGTCACTTCTCAGCCATGGCCGTTCCCGCAGTCTTTGATGACCGCATTTATGGCGGAGTATGATAGCGGCGAAATTGTTATTGACCCGAAAGAGCTGCTGGAAGCGAACTGGTATCGCTATGACGACTTACCGCTTTTACCCCCGCCAGGCACCGTCGCGCGTCGATTGATTGAAGACACTGTGGCAATGTGTCGGGCTGAGTACGAGTAAAGAACGAGTGGTGATACACTGATGGACTGACGCAATAAGGAACTGCAAAAATGACCGAACTGAAGAACGATCGTTATCTGCGTGCGCTGCTGCGCCAGCCCGTTGATGTCACTCCGGTATGGATGATGCGCCAGGCAGGCCGCTATCTGCCGGAATATAAAGCCACGCGCGCCGAGGCGGGCGATTTTATGGCGCTGTGCAAAAATGCCGAGCTGGCCTGCGAAGTCACGCTGCAGCCGCTACGTCGCTATAAACTTGATGCCGCGATCCTCTTCTCGGATATCCTGACGATTCCTGATGCGATGGGACTTGGGCTGTACTTTGAAGCCGGAGAAGGCCCACGCTTCACCTCGCCGATCGCCAGCAAGGCTGATGTCGACAAACTGCCGATCCCGGACCCGGAAGATGGCTTGGGTTACGTAATGAATGCGGTGCGCACTATTCGCCGTGAACTGAAAGGCGAAGTACCGCTGATCGGCTTCTCCGGTAGTCCGTGGACGCTGGCGACCTATATGGTCGAAGGCGGCAGCAGCAAGGCCTTCACCGTGATTAAAAAGATGATGTACGCCGATCCAAAAGCGCTGCATCTGCTGCTTGATAAGCTGGCGAAGAGCGTCACCCTGTACCTGAACGCGCAGATCAAAGCGGGCGCGCAGTCGGTGATGATTTTCGATACCTGGGGCGGCGTGCTGACCGGTCGCGACTATCAGCAGTTCTCCCTGTACTACATGCACAAAATCGTCGATGGCCTGCTGCGTGAGAACGAAGGTCGTCGCGTACCGGTGACGCTGTTCACCAAAGGTGGCGGTCAGTGGCTGGAAGCGATGGCGGAAACCGGCTGTGATGCGTTAGGTCTCGACTGGACTACCGATATTGCCGATGCGCGTCGTCGTGTTGGTCATAAAGTGGCGCTACAGGGCAATATGGATCCGTCCATGCTGTATGCGCCGCCAGCCCGCATCGAAGAAGAGGTTGCGACGATTCTGGCCGGATTCGGTCACGGTGAAGGTCATGTCTTCAACCTCGGCCACGGCATCCATCAGGACGTACCGCCGGAACATGCTGGGGTGTTTGTGGAGGCGGTGCATCGCCTGTCCGAACAATACCACCGCTAAGGAGTTATTATGGATCTCGCGTCGCTGCGCGCGCAGCAGCTTGAACTGGCCTCTTCGGTGATCCGCGAGGATCGCCTGAAGAACGATCCGCCGGATCTGATCGGCGGGGCGGACGTTGGGTTTGAGCAGGGCGGCGAAGTGACGCGAGCCGCGATGGTCTTACTGAAATACCCCTCGCTGGAACTGGTTGAATACAAGGTGGCGCGAATCGCCACCACCATGCCCTACATTCCTGGCTTTCTCTCCTTTCGCGAAACCCCCGCGCTGATGGCCGCCTGGCAGTTGCTCTCGTACAAGCCTGATCTGCTATTTGTTGACGGTCATGGTATCTCTCATCCGCGCCGTCTGGGTGTGTCCAGCCATTTTGGCCTGCTGGTGGATGTCCCGACGATCGGCGTGGCGAAAAAGCGGCTGTGCGGCAAGTTTGAGCCGCTTGCCGCCGAACCCGGAGCATTAGCCCCGTTGCTGGATAAAGGCGAACAGCTGGCATGGGTCTGGCGCAGCAAAGCACGCTGTAATCCGCTGTTTATCTCTACGGGGCACCGCGTGAGTATGGACAGCGCGCTGGCGTGGGTGCAACGCTGTATGAACGGCTATCGTCTGCCGGAACCAACACGCTGGGCAGATGCGGTGGCATCCGAACGCCCGGCTTTTACGCGGCTTGCAGCAAAAACGCCCCATATCGGGTAAACTGCCGCTAATTTCCGTATTTGAGAACTCATCATGTTACAAAATCCGATTCACCTGCGTCTGGAGAAGCTGGAAAGCTGGCAGCACGTCACATTTATGGCCTGCCTGTGCGAACGCATGTACCCAAACTACGCCATGTTCTGCAAGCAAACTGAATTTGGCGATGGACAGATTTACCGCCGAATTCTGGATCTGATTTGGGAAGCGCTGACGGTTAAAGACGCGAAAATCAATTTCGATAGCCAACTGGAGAAGTTTGAAGAGGCCATTCCTTCTGCAGATGATTACGATCTGTACGGCGTTTATCCGGCGATTGATGCCTGTGTGGCATTAAGCGAACTGATGCATTCGCGTCTTAGCGGTGAAACGCTGGAGCATGCCATTGAAGTTAGTAAGGCTTCGATTACGACGGTTGCGATGCTGGAAATGACCCAGGCTGGTCGCGAAATGACCGATGAAGAGCTCAAAGAGAACCCGGCTGTTGAACAAGAATGGGATATTCAGTGGGAAATTTTCCGACTTTTAGCCGACTGTGAAGAACGCGATATTGAGCTGATAAAAGGGCTTCGTGCAGACCTGCGCGAGGCTGGTGAGAGCAATATTGGTATAAATTTTCAGCAATGACACCACAAAACGTGATTTAACGCCTGATTTGTCGTGCCTGAAGGCTTCCCATCCGCCCCCGGTCTGGTCTACATTTGGGGGGCGAAAAAAAGTGGCTATCGGTGCGTGTATGCAGGAGAGTGCTTTTCTGGCATTTCCGTCGCACTCGATGCTTAGCAAGCGATAAACACATTGTAAGGATAACTTATGAACAAGACTCAACTGATTGATGTAATTGCAGACAAAGCAGAACTGTCTAAAACACAGGCTAAAGCTGCTCTGGAATCCACTCTGGCTGCTATTACTGAGTCTCTGAAAGAAGGCGATGCTGTACAACTGGTTGGTTTCGGTACCTTCAAAGTGAACCACCGTGCTGAGCGCACTGGCCGCAACCCGCAGACCGGTAAAGAAATCAAAATTGCCGCAGCTAACGTACCGGCATTTGTTTCTGGTAAAGCACTGAAAGACGCGGTTAAGTAATTCGCGTGGCAGTGAACAGTTTTATCGAAGGGGCGTTTTCGCCCCTTTTGTCCATCTGGCGTCATTCGCTGTGGCTTTCAGGTGTTCTGTTGCTGTCTGCCTGCAGTCGCCATTCTGAGCTTCCTCCGTTCACAGCCAGCGGCTATGTTGGCGATCAGGGGGCAGTACGCATTTGGCGTAAAGATTCCAGCGACGATGTTCACTTGCTCTCGGTATTTAGTCCGTGGCGTAAAGGCGATACCACCACCAGTGAATACCGCTGGCAGGGTGACTCGCTCTCTCTGATAGAACTCAACGTGTACAGTAAACCGCCGGAACATGTTCGTATACGCTTTGATGACCGGGGTGAACTGAGTTTCATGCAGCGTGAGGTCGACGGTCTTAAGCAGCAGCTTTCCAGCGATCAAATCGCGCTTTACCGCTACCGTGCCGATCAAATCCGCCAGACCAGCGATGCGTTGCGTCAGGGACGGGTGATATTGCGTCAGGGACGCTGGCATGCGAATAACACGGTCACAACCTGTGAAGGTGAGACGCTGAAGCCCGATCTTGAATCGTGGGCGATAAACCATATTGAGCGCCGCCAGAGCCATTCATCCGTAGAGGTGAGCGTGGCATGGCTGGAAGCGCCCGAAGGATCGCAGCTCCTGCTGGTCGCCAACGAAGACTTCTGTCACTGGCAACCGAAAGAGAAAACCTTCTGATAATCTGCCATCAGGAAATACTGTTACCAGTGGCCCATTCCCATATGGCCGCCGCCGCGATGGTAACCGCCACCGCCGCATCCGCCGTAACCCATTCCCGCTCCGCGAGGTACGCCTGCCTGCGCCATTGCGACATCGCGTTTAACGCGTTGCTCGTCAAGGGACTGATTCAACGCCTCCATCTCTTTTGCCACGGCATTAATTTTTGCCGTGTCCGGCGAACT
It encodes:
- a CDS encoding PTS lactose/cellobiose transporter subunit IIA, with product MEELETIIMELLVNAGAARSQALTALQLARKGDFPGAEQAMTESREYVKQAHKIQTQLIGIDEGTGKLPVNLITVHSQDHLMNAMVIQDLAGDMIELYRRLPPVN
- a CDS encoding PTS sugar transporter subunit IIB, which translates into the protein MKNIVLCCAAGMSTSMLVQKMKDAAQKKGVDVTIKAVPVAEFAENIATADIVLLGPQVKYEQAKLQALADPLGKKVAVIDMMDYGMMKGDAVLDKALKLLE
- a CDS encoding cold-shock protein, giving the protein MSNKMTGLVKWFNSEKGFGFITPQDGSKDVFVHFSAIQSNDYKTLDEGQKVEFSVENGAKGPSAVNVVAL
- the thiH gene encoding 2-iminoacetate synthase ThiH translates to MKTFSDRWRQLDWDDIRLRINGKTAADVERALNASQLSRDDLMALLSPAAADYLEPLAQRAQKLTRQRFGNTVSFYVPLYLSNLCANDCTYCGFSMSNRIKRKTLDEDEIQRECAAIRDLGFEHLLLVTGEHQAKVGMDYFRHHLPAIRRQFASLQMEVQPLSEAEYAELKTLGLDGVMVYQESYHEAIYAHHHLKGKKQDFFWRLETPDRLGRAGIDKIGLGALIGLSDSWRVDCYMVAEHLLWMQQHYWQSRYSISFPRLRPCTGGVEPASIMDERQLVQTICAFRLLAPEIELSLSTRESPWFRDHVIPLAINNVSAFSKTQPGGYADNHPELEQFSPHDARRPEAVAEALMAQGLQPVWKDWDSYLGRAAQMP
- the thiG gene encoding thiazole synthase — encoded protein: MLRIADKTFDSHLFTGTGKFASSQLMVEAIRASGSQLVTLAMKRVDLRQHNDAILAPLIEAGVTLLPNTSGAKTAEEAIFAAQLAREALGTHWLKLEIHPDARWLLPDPIETLKAAEALVKQGFVVLPYCGADPVLCKRLEEVGCSAVMPLGAPIGSNQGLETKAMLEIIIQQATVPVVVDAGIGVPSHATQALEMGADAVLVNTAIAVADDPVMMATAFRLAVEAGLLARQAVPGSKSSQASATSPLTGFLEAFS
- the thiS gene encoding sulfur carrier protein ThiS — its product is MQIQFNDEPMQCAEGQTVSSLLATLNQLKPGAALALNQQILPREQWEQQIVQEGDQILLFQVIAGG
- a CDS encoding HesA/MoeB/ThiF family protein; amino-acid sequence: MNDRDFMRYSRQILLGDIAIEGQQKLLDSHVLIIGLGGLGSPAALYLAGAGIGKLTLVDDDDIHLSNLQRQILFTTDDIARSKSQVAQQRLTRLNPDIELVSLQQRLKGDALRHAVARADVVLDCTDNMATRQEINAACVTLNTPLITASAVGFGGQLMVLTPPWEQGCYRCLWPDDVEPERNCRTAGIVGPVVGVMGTLQALEAIKLLSGIETPSGELRLFDGKTSQWRSLALRRASGCPVCGGQHADSVQ
- the thiE gene encoding thiamine phosphate synthase, whose translation is MYQPDFPTVPFRLGLYPVVDSVQWIERLLQAGVRTIQLRIKDKRDEEVEADVMAAIELGRRYDARLFINDYWRLAIKHRAYGVHLGQEDLETTDLKAIQTAGLRLGVSTHDDMEINVALAAKPSYIALGHVFPTQTKQMPSAPQGLTQLASHIERLADYPTVAIGGISLERAPAVLATGVGSIAVVSAITQAADWREATGQLLDIAGVGDE
- the thiC gene encoding phosphomethylpyrimidine synthase ThiC, coding for MSATTKPSRREQRAQAQHFIDTLEGTAFPNSKRIYITGSQPDIRIPMREIQLSPTLIGGSKDNPQFEENEAVPVYDTSGPYGDPDVAINVQQGLAKLRQPWIVARNDSEELDVRSSAYTKERLADDGLDELRFTGLLTPKRAKAGKRVTQLHYARQGIVTPEMEFIAIRENMGRERIRSEVLRHQHPGMSFGARLPENITPEFVRDEVAAGRAIIPANINHPESEPMIIGRNFLVKVNANIGNSAVTSSIEEEVEKLVWSTRWGADTVMDLSTGRYIHETREWILRNSPVPIGTVPIYQALEKVNGIAEDLTWEAFRDTLLEQAEQGVDYFTIHAGVLLRYVPMTAKRLTGIVSRGGSIMAKWCLSHHKENFLFEHFREICEICAAYDVSLSLGDGLRPGSIQDANDEAQFSELHTLGELTKIAWEYDVQVMIEGPGHVPMHMIQRNMTEELESCHEAPFYTLGPLTTDIAPGYDHFTSGIGAAMIGWFGCAMLCYVTPKEHLGLPNKEDVKQGLITYKIAAHAADLAKGHPGAQIRDNAMSKARFEFRWEDQFNLALDPFTARAYHDETLPQESGKVAHFCSMCGPKFCSMKISQEVRDYAAAQTIEVGMADMSENFRAKGGEIYLKKEEA
- the rsd gene encoding sigma D regulator; amino-acid sequence: MLNQLESLTEHVGGSNKLVDRWLHVRKHLLVAYYNLVGIKPGKESYMRLNEKALDDFCQSLVDYLSTGHFSIYERILHKLEGNGQLLKATKIWPLLEANTQLIMNYYDTSLETAIDHDNFLEFQQVLSDLGEALEARFVLEDKLIMLVFDAMHESSTLKRHA
- the nudC gene encoding NAD(+) diphosphatase: MDRIIEKFDSGWWIVSHEQKLWLPHGELPYGDAARFDLTGQRAIPIGEWEGETVWLVQQQRRHDMGSVRQIIDQDVGLFQLAGRGVQLAEFYRSHKFCGYCGHPMHPSKTEWAMLCSHCRERYYPQIAPCIIVAIRRDDSILLAQHVRHRNGVHTVLAGFVEVGETLEQAVAREVMEESGIKVKNLRYVTSQPWPFPQSLMTAFMAEYDSGEIVIDPKELLEANWYRYDDLPLLPPPGTVARRLIEDTVAMCRAEYE